The Naumovozyma dairenensis CBS 421 chromosome 2, complete genome genome segment CAATGACATTAGGCAATTTCCTCCCATACAAACATTGATCCACCAACCACATTCCAACGATAAATGATTTTCTATCCAAAGTTCCATCTTTCCTTGTATCAACTTTCTCAAAAATTTGACCCAACAAATCAAATGGTAAATTTGATCTTGACCAAATATCCTTAACtaccaaattcaaaatcaaacCATCTTCAGGCAATTCCACTACTATAGTTTCATCTGAATCGAAATCATTAGGCCACCaaggtaataaatttaaatatcGAAATCTATTACTAACCCACATAGCTTcatatctttttctttcattttcagtGAGGAAATCCACATCACAATGAGATTTCCATGGTTTTTCCTCGttgaattttttcttaCTCTTAAGATTATTCCcatgattataataataattatatggAGCgattgtttttttcttcaattgatttttcaatctttctcttctactcttcttcttgtttgtTTGCTTGTTTCTTTGATGGTGTTGTtgctttttctttttctttttgtcaTCAAGATTGTTGATATCTGAATCGTAGTCGTCTGTGGTGTCACTGTCAAGATCTTCAAAATAATCGTTTATTGACTCTAAGATAGCTTGATCATTAGTGTATGGTAATGAGGATGAGACAAGGTCGTCATGATTTTCTGGATCTTTACGTAAAGTTGTTCGTAGTTTTACTgtctgttgttgttgttgttgttgtgttggggataatataatttcatttgcattgattgttgttgttgttggtgtCGTTAATGTAGATGATGGATatgaattataataatctaTGGTTGGATATTGagtattaaaattattattattattattattattataataatgaggattatgatgatggtgatgatgatgaattttcgtgccaaaaaatttatttttcaatctttcCACTTTTGATTTCCTTTTCGGTGGAATATTACTACTTATACtgatgttattattattattattattattattattagttgctgttgttgttgaatatGTTACTGGTAATGTTGTTGAACTATTGTTAGTTGAATCATTCGGGCTATGTATGCTTAATTCACTGAAAGATTGagcttgttgttgttctggTGTTGTGAAATCGTGCATTGTggaagatattgatgatgatgatgatgatgatgatgatgaagatatcgttgttgttgaagagaatgatgaattattattactgttGGTATATGGGAATTGATTATTGTTTGTATGTGGTTCACCAATGTTTGGagttttattattatcatttcttATGAATTCTTCATATTGAGAATCTTGTAatggtgaagatgaatAAATAGGAACAAGTGAAGGTGGTGGTGGTTTACGAGAGGGAATTGCTCTTTGTATTTTGTTCACTTCATTTAATGATGCATTTGTATAAGGAATGTTAttactgttattattattattcgttGAAGTAGCAGAATTTGcagatgatattttttgtaaaactCTATTAGATAATGGACTAGGTGCATGATTTATGTTACGTTGATTAGcattatttgtattatttcctatatttttattggtAAATTCAATACTTTCTTGAGATTTGTTTTTAGTTGATATTTGTATTGTCTTGGGTTTTGGTCTTAATAACAATAGCTGTTCAGTTGTACTTGGTGTTAACGAATGAGAATATGCAGAAACAGAGTCTTGTATGGGATGTTTCC includes the following:
- the IRS4 gene encoding Irs4p (similar to Saccharomyces cerevisiae TAX4 (YJL083W) and IRS4 (YKR019C); ancestral locus Anc_1.284), which produces MFSWKGQPYRHHHHNNHNHNHQPQQQQHDTAPSESLKAAQVIFQRHQEIDSNTTSNNNINSGSTSSLNSASSAPAQIATPTVTAATAASNRSTLSNRNLNEQHTTTTKHLRRPINIPLSSELRKQRSKSPRPNNVNTSTSATALEPKRQRSKSPNPEAAITAAALAHSQAQAHLEAQAQAQAQAQAQARLQAQIYAHKTSYTPISMLSNGSTTSDFNYNNGNMGKHPIQDSVSAYSHSLTPSTTEQLLLLRPKPKTIQISTKNKSQESIEFTNKNIGNNTNNANQRNINHAPSPLSNRVLQKISSANSATSTNNNNNSNNIPYTNASLNEVNKIQRAIPSRKPPPPSLVPIYSSSPLQDSQYEEFIRNDNNKTPNIGEPHTNNNQFPYTNSNNNSSFSSTTTISSSSSSSSSSSISSTMHDFTTPEQQQAQSFSELSIHSPNDSTNNSSTTLPVTYSTTTATNNNNNNNNNNISISSNIPPKRKSKVERLKNKFFGTKIHHHHHHHNPHYYNNNNNNNNFNTQYPTIDYYNSYPSSTLTTPTTTTINANEIILSPTQQQQQQQTVKLRTTLRKDPENHDDLVSSSLPYTNDQAILESINDYFEDLDSDTTDDYDSDINNLDDKKKKKKQQHHQRNKQTNKKKSRRERLKNQLKKKTIAPYNYYYNHGNNLKSKKKFNEEKPWKSHCDVDFLTENERKRYEAMWVSNRFRYLNLLPWWPNDFDSDETIVVELPEDGLILNLVVKDIWSRSNLPFDLLGQIFEKVDTRKDGTLDRKSFIVGMWLVDQCLYGRKLPNVIDKKVWDSADRYMVNVLNSTIHKAKKKQLKDEIKYIKRENKKREEQLQSQQEISK